From the Fictibacillus halophilus genome, the window GACGAGCTTGTTGTTGTTGTTGTTTTTGTTGTTTGTCCATGTTTTTCACCTCCACGAAATATAATTTACCCGGGGTAGTCCATTTTTATAAGCACTTTTTTTATTAGATATTTCCAGTATTAAAACATTGAGTTATAGGGGATAAATGAATGAATAACTAATTCTTGATAAAGGAGGAACGACTCATGTATGTAGGAAGGGATATGACAGAACTGAGTATGACGAAGAAGAACGATTGGAAGGATGCGGAACTCGCTTATTTTCACCATTCTTTGCAGCAGATGGCTCCTTATTTAAACGAAGAAGGCACAAGCATGCACCGGGAGATCATTAAAGAAATCGAAGCAAGAGGCGGAATGAAACGCGGCGAAGCTGACTGGACGCATGGAACTGAGGTCAAGTACGATTGATGTGAAGATTTGTTGCAACGGCTGAATAAAGTCGGGCTGGCGCTCGTATTTTCCCTATGGCGCTCGTCCAGCGTGCTTAACAGCCGCTGGACGAGCAACAAAAACACGCCCCTGCACTCTGCAGGGGCGTGTTTTCATTCATATCCATTAAAAATTACTATAAGACTGTCCGCCATCCACGTTCAGCGTGCTTCCTACAACCCATGAAGCCTTCTTAGAAGCTAAAAACACAACCACGTTGGCTACTTCTTCCACTGTACCAAATCGTCCAGCAGAAATATGTTCTTCCACAAATGAATTGATTTTAACTGGATCTTGTTCCAATCTTTTTTTCCAGTTTCCTGTTTCATGCAAGATCGATCCAGGGGCTACGCCGTTTACTCGAATCCCCTTCTTAATCATCTCGTCACCAAATGATTTTGTAAAGGAAATCATGGCTGCCTTACTTGCATTGTACGTAGGCTTACCACCAGATTCCCGGCCAAAAATAGACGAAATGTTAATAATAGCTCCACCGTCAGATTTCCCACTCATTATCGCTGCCGCTTTTTTACTCAAATCAACAGCTGAAAGAAAGTTCAAATGCATGGCTTCCTCAAACTGCTCTATGCTCGTCTCCATAACAGAAGAACCATTGCTCCCACCTGCATTGTTAACCAAGACATCAATCGTTCCAAAATTCGTAACGAACTCTTCCATCACTCGTTCACGATCCTCAGCAATCGTCACATCACCTTGGAAAATTTTGATTCCTTCTTTTTGTGCAGCTTTCAGATCAGCCAAGTTACGACCGACGATCCCCACTTTTGCACCTTCTTCTAAAAAGGCAAGAGCGATGCCTTGACCGATCCCTTTAGATCCACCTGTAACAAGCACAACTTTATCTTCAAGATCTAAATTCATACGATTAACGCCTCCTTTATGAGCAGAATGATTTTTTGATGTGAGACAGGAAATGGATAATTTTCAAGTTCATCTACACGGACCCATTTCCAATCAGCAGGCAGCTGTTCCAAATCATCTTCACTTTCAATTTTTCCCTGCCATATTTGAATCTCCCATTTTAAGTGAGAAAACACATGCTCAATGTATCCTGCTTTTTCCTCTACAACCGCTCCAAAATTCGTCTGTTCTTGTACATATCCAACCAATGCCTCAATCTCTGCATCTTTGTGCTCCCCAACATACTCGGTGTTCGGAAATTCCCACATGTTAGCAAGCAATCC encodes:
- a CDS encoding SDR family NAD(P)-dependent oxidoreductase encodes the protein MNLDLEDKVVLVTGGSKGIGQGIALAFLEEGAKVGIVGRNLADLKAAQKEGIKIFQGDVTIAEDRERVMEEFVTNFGTIDVLVNNAGGSNGSSVMETSIEQFEEAMHLNFLSAVDLSKKAAAIMSGKSDGGAIINISSIFGRESGGKPTYNASKAAMISFTKSFGDEMIKKGIRVNGVAPGSILHETGNWKKRLEQDPVKINSFVEEHISAGRFGTVEEVANVVVFLASKKASWVVGSTLNVDGGQSYSNF